Within the Candidatus Methylacidiphilales bacterium genome, the region GAGAGAATAATCCATATAGGTATGGCTTCTACCAATTTGTCGCTCCAGCGTATTTAATAAATTCATAGCTAAAAGATTTGGTTTATTTGAGAACAAAATGTTTTGATTTTGTTTAAGGAAAGAGCCATATTACCCTTGCTTGATTCTTGCAGAGAAGCTAAATGTGTCCCTATAATAATCGTATCTGCAAATCGATATAGTTGTTTTGCCCGATCTAATGAATTAATTCCAAAACCAATAGCTATTGGTAGGGACGCATGTTTTTTAATGCGCTTAAAAGTACTGTTAATGTTTTTAATATTAATTGCCGAACTGCCAGTAACACCATCCACCGCAACCAGATAACAATATCCACTACCTCCCAAACAACGAGTCTTTATAGTGCTGATAGAAGAATTGAGTGAAACAAGCGGTATAAAAGCTATTTGATTTGCAGCACATAATTTTTCAATAGCAACGCGTTCTTTTCCATCATTCGGACAATCGACTAAAATCAAACCATCAACTCCATGCTTAGCTGCCTTATGACAAAATGCTGAGAATCCAAATTGAAAACAAGGGTTGTAATAACCCATAAGAACTAATGGGGTCTTTTGGTTAGTGCGTCTAAATCTGTGCACGGTTTCAAATACTTGAGTTATAGTAACTCCTTGTGCGCATGATCTGGTGTGTGCACGGGTCAATACAGCTCCGTCCGCGATAGGATCTGTGAAAGGTATTCCAATCTCTATCGCGTCAGCACCGCTGTCAACTAACGAGTGCATTGCTTGGAGTGTATACTTACTAGTAGGATCGCCACACAAAATAAATGGGATAAACCTTTTTTTTGGATGATTAAATAGGACTGAAAGTCGATGGTGAGGTAACAATTTCATACATTATTTTGCAAATTGTTGTATCGTGTCTAAATCTTTATCGCCCCGACCAGAACAATTAACTACAATTATTTGCTTGGTTGGTTTCATCGCAAGTTTTAAGGCGTATGAAATGGCATGGCAAGATTCAAGTGCTGCCAAGATGCCCTCACATCGTGCCAAGGTATGAAAAGCGCTTAGGGCTTGCTGGTCAGATATCGTACAGTATGTTACTCGACCAATGGAATGGAGATATGCGTGTTCAGGTCCTACCCCAGGGTAATCCATACCAGCAGAAATTGAGTGGGTTGGTAAGATTAACCCAGACCGATCACTTAGTACATATGATTTCTGACCATGCAGGACACCAACTACTCCTTTTG harbors:
- the trpA gene encoding tryptophan synthase subunit alpha, coding for MKLLPHHRLSVLFNHPKKRFIPFILCGDPTSKYTLQAMHSLVDSGADAIEIGIPFTDPIADGAVLTRAHTRSCAQGVTITQVFETVHRFRRTNQKTPLVLMGYYNPCFQFGFSAFCHKAAKHGVDGLILVDCPNDGKERVAIEKLCAANQIAFIPLVSLNSSISTIKTRCLGGSGYCYLVAVDGVTGSSAINIKNINSTFKRIKKHASLPIAIGFGINSLDRAKQLYRFADTIIIGTHLASLQESSKGNMALSLNKIKTFCSQINQIF